A genome region from Amblyraja radiata isolate CabotCenter1 chromosome 4, sAmbRad1.1.pri, whole genome shotgun sequence includes the following:
- the tmem74 gene encoding transmembrane protein 74: protein MTSVELCFLGQERAFPRPWKELGWGLHGSEPRSSSSAPGTALFQSVGCKPARPDSKICCDQQPETSFTYVDENVNLQRACSPLSHGNCNPPCYQSSYGESRPSPDELSVFSDDSSSEDSDSPVDYGFICALLFLCSGIALVIISYVIPRDVTVDPDSVSAREMERLQRQSARIGAHLDRCVIAGLGLLTLGGMLLSTLLMISICKGQLYRRQRFSLAGRSGKIYGSFNFRLGSPNQRFSLGAEELVAID from the coding sequence atgaCTTCGGTGGAGTTGTGTTTTCTAGGCCAAGAGCGGGCGTTCCCTAGACCTTGGAAGGAATTAGGTTGGGGACTGCATGGTTCAGAACCGCGGAGCTCCAGTTCAGCACCAGGGACAGCGCTGTTCCAGAGCGTGGGCTGTAAACCGGCGCGCCCGGACTCTAAGATATGCTGCGACCAGCAGCCGGAGACTTCTTTCACGTACGTTGATGAGAATGTCAACCTTCAACGTGCTTGCTCCCCACTGTCACATGGAAACTGCAACCCCCCGTGCTACCAGAGCTCCTACGGCGAGAGCAGACCGTCGCCCGATGAACTTTCCGTGTTCTCCGATGACAGCTCGTCCGAGGACTCGGATTCCCCTGTGGATTATGGCTTCATTTGCGCCCTGCTCTTCCTCTGCAGCGGCATCGCCCTGGTCATCATATCTTACGTGATCCCTCGGGATGTAACTGTGGATCCGGACAGTGTTTCAGCCCGGGAGATGGAGCGGCTTCAGCGGCAGAGCGCCCGGATAGGCGCTCACCTGGACAGGTGTGTGATCGCTGGGCTTGGACTCTTGACTCTCGGCGGGATGCTGCTCTCCACCTTGTTGATGATATCCATCTGCAAAGGACAGTTGTACCGGCGCCAGAGGTTCTCATTGGCCGGGAGATCAGGGAAGATCTACGGGTCGTTCAACTTCCGCCTGGGTTCCCCCAACCAGAGATTCTCACTGGGTGCAGAGGAGCTGGTTGCTATCGATTAA